The following nucleotide sequence is from Pseudomonas sp. RC10.
ACTTCCTTGGGATCGGTCTTCAAGGCTTCATCCGCCAACCCCTGAATCTGCGGGGTCCAGGCTTTGTTGCCGGCGAAATACAACGCCTGTGCCCACTGCCCCAGCAATTCCGGCTGACGCCCCGCCAACGCCACGGCGCGCTCGAACATGTTCGCCGCATCGGCGGGCCGGTCCTGGGACATGTAGGTGCGGGCGAGGAAGTACAGGCTTTCTGCCGAGTCGGGCTGAGCCTTCACTGCACGCTCCAGCCGGTCGGTCATCTGCGCCAGCGAGGTCGGCGGTTGGGCGAATTCGCGGGTCAGTTCGACCTTGTCGCTGGCGCCGAAGTGCAGATAGAGCCCCAGCGCCAACAACGGCACCAGCACCGCCGCGAGCAAGGGCAGCGGCGTACCTAAGCGCGAAACACGCTCCGCAGAGGCGCCTTCAGTGTCGGCCAGCAACTCGCGCGCCGCCTCGGCACGGCCAGTGTCCATTTGCGCGGCGGACAACACGCCCTCGGCTTGTTGCGCGTGCAGTTCAGCCACGCGTTCCTGATACAGCGCGACGTTGAGGGCGGTGCGGTCTTCTTCCCGCTGTGCGCGACGGCCGCGCAGCAACGGGATCAACAGGAAACCCAAGGCCACCAGCAACAGCAGGCCAGCGGCGAGCCAGAAATCGATCATTCGTGGTTTTTATCCAGCAGGTGGGCGAGGCGCTGACGCTCCTCGTCGGAAAACACGTCGGCGTCTTCGGCACGCTGGCCGCGACGACGCACAACGATCACGCCAATCAGCACCGCACCGCCCAGCAGCAGACCGGCAGGACCAAACCAGAGCAGCCAGGTGTGGGCGTTGAGTTCGGGCTTGTAACGCACGAATTCGCCGTAGCGATCGACCATGAAATCAATGATCTGTTGATTGCTCTGGCCTTCGCCGAGCATGCGGTAAATCTCTTTGCGCAAGTCGGCGGCGATGGGCGCGTTGGAGTCGGCGATGTCCTGGTTCTGGCATTTCGGGCACCGCAACTCGCGGGTCAGCTCGGTGTAACGGGCCCGCTCGGCGTCGTCCTTGAAGGTGTAAGCGTCGATGGCGGCGTGGGCGGTGCCCGCAAAACCCAGTGCCAACATCGCAGCGGCGAGCAGCCGTCGCCCCCTGGCACTGCATGGCCGATCACAGTTCAAACCTGTGGGAGCGAATTTATTCGCGAGGCGGCCGTACATCCGACCGAGAGGTGTTGCCCGAACCACCGATTCGCGAATGAATTCGCTCCCACAGAAGAGTCCTCGGCAAGCCTGGGCCATCGCGGAGTGCCCACAGGTCGAGAGGCGGTGGAGAAAGCTCATTGTTTACCCTCATCCACCAGCCCCTGATACAGCCCGGCCAGTTTCTCGCGCCAGACGGTCTCGTCGATCACGCCGACGTGCTTGTAGCGAATGATGCCCTTGCGGTCGATCAGGAAGGTTTCCGGCGCGCCGTAGACGCCCAGGTTCAGCCCCAGACTGCCCGCCTCGTCATTGATGTTCAGCTGGTACGGGTCGTGAAACTCGCTGAGCCATTTCAAGGCATCGGCGTTGACGTCCTTGTAGTTGACGCCGTAAATCACCACGCCCTGCTGCGCCAGTTTGGTCAGAACCGGGTGTTCGACCCGGCAGGCGATGCACCAGGTGCCCCAGACGTTGACCAGCGCCGGTTTGCCCAAGAGGTTGGCGCGGGTCAGCGGTTTGCCGTCCTGCACGGCGGGCAACGCGAATTCCGGGAACGGTTTATCGATCAACGCGGACGGCAGCTCGGACGGGTCCAGGTACAGCCCGCGATACAGAACCACCGCCATGCCGAGAAACAGCACCAGCGGAATCAACAACACCCAACGCTTCATACCGCAGCTCCCGACAGACCCAACGCGTCCCGCACTTTCGCCCGGACCTTGACCCGATAACGCTTGTCCAGCGCCGCCAGCAAACCGCCCAGTGCGGTGATCAGCCCACCGAACCAGATCCAGCGCACGAAAGGTTTGACGTGCACCCGCACGGCCCACGCACCGTTGTCCAGCGGCTCACCCAGCGCCACGTACAGGTCGCGGCTGAAACCGCCGTCGATACCAGCCTCAGTCATCATCGAACGTTGCACGGTGTACAGGCGTTTTTCCGGGTACAACGCGGTGACTTCCTTGCCGTCTTGCAGCACTCGAATCGTGCCTTCGTCCGAGGTGAAGTTCGGGCCTTGAACGTGTCTGGCGCCTTCGAAGATAAAGGTGTAGCCGCCCAGCTCGACCGAATCGCCGGGGGCCATGCGCAGGTCCCGCTCGGCGCTGTTCTGGCTGGACAGCACCACGCCCAGCGCCACCACGGCGATGCCGATATGCGCGAGTTGCATGCCCCAATAACTTCGGGTCAGCGAGCCAGCACCCTTGATCAGGCCTTTGTGGCGAGTCTTGTCGAGCAGGTCGCGCACGCCTGCCAGCAGTACCCACGCGGCCAGCATTACAGTGGCGAGCACCGCCCAGTGGAAATCGGCCATCGCGAAACCGGCGATGACCGCCAGCACTGCACTGCCCACCAACACCGGTGCCAGCATGCTCATCAGCCATTTCACCGGGGTGTCTTTCCAGCGCACCAGCACGCCCACGGCCATGACCACCATCAACAACCCCATCAACGGCACGAACAGCGCATTGAAGTACGGCGGGCCGACTGACATTTTCGCCCCGCTCATGGCGTCAAGCACCAGCGGGTACAGCGTGCCGAGCAGAATCATCGACGCGGCCACCACCAGCACCAGGTTGTTACCCAGCAGCAGGGTTTCCCGCGACCACAGGCCAAAGCCGACGTGGCTTTTCACCACCGGCGCGCGGATCGCGAACAGGGTCAGCGAACCGCCCACCACCAGCAGCAGGAAGATCAGAATGAACACGCCACGGGCCGGGTCGGACGCAAACGCGTGAACCGAAGTCAGCACACCGGAGCGCACGAGGAAGGTGCCCAGCAGGCTCAGGGAGAACGCGGCGATGGCCAGCAACACGGTCCAGCTTTTGAACACGCCGCGCTTTTCAGTGACCGCCAGCGAGTGAATCAGCGCAGTGCCCACCAGCCACGGCATGAACGAGGCGTTTTCCACCGGGTCCCAGAACCACCAGCCGCCCCAGCCCAACTCGTAGTAGGCCCACCAGGAGCCGAGGGTGATGCCGATGCCGAGGAAGGCCCAGGCGACGATGGTCCACGGGCGCGACCAGCGTGCCCAGGCCGCGTCGAGACGACCGCCGAGCAACGCGGCGATGGCGAAGGCGAAGGCCACCGAGAACCCGACGTAGCCCATGTATAGCATCGGCGGGTGAATGATCAGGCCGGGGTCTTGCAGCAGCGGGTTGAGGTCGCGACCGTCCTGGGGAATCTGCGGCAGGATGCGGCTGAACGGGTTGGAGGTGAGGATCAGAAACAGCAAAAAGCCGATGCTGATCATGCCCATCACCGCCAGTACCCGCGCCAGCATCACCTGCGGCAACTGCCGGGAAAACACCGACACCGCAAAGGTCCAGCCCCCGAGAATCAAGGCCCACAGCAGCAACGAGCCTTCGTGGGCGCCCCACACCGCGCTGAATTTGTAGTACCACGGCAAGGCGCTGTTGGAGTTTTCGGCGACGTAGCCCACCGAAAAATCGTCGACCATGAACGAATAGCTCAGGCAACCGAAAGCGAACAACAGAAACGCAAATTGCCCCCACGCCGCCGGTTGCGCCAGGCCCATCCACACGCGGTCGCCCCGCCAAGCGCCGAACAGCGGCACGATGGCCTGCACGACGGCGAAGCACAGGGCCAGGATCATGGCCAGATGGCCGAGTTCGGGAATCATGGTTTACCCCTGTTTGGCGGGTGTGTAGGACGCGCCCGCCGGTGCGTTCGGTGCAGATTGACCGCTGTCTTTCAACGCCTTGGTGACTTCCGGCGGCATGTATTTCTCGTCGTGTTTGGCCAGCACTTCATCGGCCACCACCACACCGTCGGCATTCAGTTTGCCCAGCGCGACGATGCCCTGCCCTTCGCGGAACAGGTCCGGAAGAATGCCACGGTAGGTAATGGTCACCGACTTGTTGAAATCGGTGACCACAAAGGTCACGTCCAGCGAATCGGCGGAACGTTGCAACGACCCTTTCTCCACCATGCCGCCTGCGCGAATGCGCGTGCCGTGAGGCGCCTCGCCACTGGCGATCTGGGTCGGGGTGTAGAACAGGTTGATGTTCTCTTGCAGGGCGCTGAGCGCCAGGCTAACCGCGATGCCAACCCCAGCGAGAATCGCCACGATGATCAACAGTCGCTTTTTTCGCAGCGGATTCACGTGTTGCTCTCCCGGCGTAAACGGCGCGCCTCTTGTTGCAGGTAACGCCGACGCGCCAACAGCGGTGACGCGACGTTGATCGCCAACACGGCCAGACAAATGCCATAGGCGGTCCAGACATACAGACCGTGTGTGCCCATGGCCAGAAAATCGCTGAAGGAATCGAAGCTCATTGACCGCCCCCCTTGCGCAGATTCTGGCCGAGGGCTTTCACCACTTCTTCCTTCACCCATGCGGCACGGGACTCACGCTTGAGCACCTCCAGACGCATGCGCACCAGCAACACGGCGCCGAAGAAGCAATAGAAACCCAGCGCGGTGAACAGCAGCGGCAGCCACATCTCGGCGGGCATCGCCGGTTTTTCGGTGAGACTGAAGGTCGCGCCCTGGTGCAGCGTGCTCCACCACTCCACCGAATATTTGATGATCGGGATGTTCACCACGCCGACGATGGCCAGCACCGCGCAGGCCTTCGCCGCGCTTTCGCGGTTGGTGATGGCGTTGCCCAGCGCGATCAGGCCGAAATACAGGAACAGCAGGATCAGCATCGAGGTCAGCCGCGCATCCCAGACCCACCACGCGCCCCAGGTCGGCTTGCCCCAGATGGCCCCGGTCAACAGCGCCACGGCGGTCATCCAGGCGCCAATGGGCGCGGCGCATTGCAGCGCGACGTCGGCCATTTTCATCTTCCACACCAGCCCCACCACGCCGCAGACCGCCAACATCACGTAGCAGGACTGCGCCAGCATCGCCGACGGCACATGGATATAGAGAATGCGGAAGCTGTTGCCCTGCTGATAGTCGGGCGGCGCGAAGGCCAGGCCCCAGACCACGCCAATGCCGATCAGCAACGCGGCGGCGATGCTCAGCCACGGCAGCAGACGGCCGCTGATGCCATAGAACCACTTCGGCGAACCGAGCTTGTGGAACCACGCCCAACTGATGCCGCTTTTAGCCTTGGCGCTTGTGTTCATCACGCTGCCTTTTCATCACGCTGCTTCTCATCAAAATGCGTTTCATCACGGTGGCTTGCCTGTTCAGGCGCTCCTTTTAACTGAAGCGTCCTGCCTCGGATATTAACTATTTCAAGTGCGGGCGACTAAAAAGCTGTCCGGTCGATCAGGTTCTGATTATTCGCCAACACTGATTTTCAAGCCAGCGGCAATTGCAAAAGGTGTCAGGGTTATCGCGAGCGCCGTCAGGCTGCCAAGCCAAAGCAGATAGCCGGTCGCAGCCATGCCCTGAAGTGCTGCCTGCAAGGCGCCGCTGCCCAGAATCAGCACCGGGATGTACAGCGGCAGGATCAGCAGCGCCAGCAGCAGGCCGCCGCGTTTGAGACCGACGGTCAGTGCCGCACCCACCGCACCCAGCAGGCTCAGCACCGGCGTGCCCAGTAACAATGACAATAGCAACACCGGCAGGCACTCACCCGGCAGGCCGAGCATCAACGCCAGCACTGGGGCCAGTAACACGAGTGCCAGCCCGGAAAACGCCCAGTGTGCCATCACCTTTGCCAACACCAGAAGCGGCAAAGGGTGCGGCGAAAGGACCCACTGCTCAAGCGAGCCGTCCTCGAAATCGCTGCGGAACAGCCCGTCCAGCGACAGCAGCACCGAGAGCAGCGCCGCGACCCAGACCAAGCCAGGGGAAATCGTCCTCAAGAGCTGCGATTCCGGCCCCACCGCCAGCGGGAATAGCGCAATGACAATGGCGAAAAACACCAGCGGGTTGAGCAGTTCGGCGGGACGGCGAAACAACAGGCGGGCTTCGCGGGCGATCAGCAGGGTGAACACGTGGCTCATGGCGCCCACTCTCCCAGATTCAGGTCGCGATAACCGGTCGGCGTGTGGTTCAAGGTGTGGTGGGTGGTCAGCACCACGACGCCGCCCTGTTCACAATGATCAGCGAGATGGGCCTCCAGTTGCGCCACGCCCTGCTTATCCAGCGCGGTGAAAGGCTCGTCGAGCATCCACAGGCCAGGGCCTGGCAGGTACAAACGGGCCAGTGCCACCCGGCGCTTTTGTCCGGCAGACAGCGTGTGGCACGGCACATCTTCGAAACCCCGCAGTCCAACCGCTTCAAGGGCGTGCCAAAGGGCGTCGGTGTCGGCGCTCTGATGCAGGGCGCACAGCCAGGCGAGGTTTTCAACGGGAGTCAGCAGATCCTTGATGCCCGCAGCGTGACCGATCCACAACAGGTGCTGCGCGAGTTCGTGGCGTTGCCGGGCGAAGGGTTGACCGCCGAGCAACACCTCGCCTGCCGTGGGCTGCATGAGGCCGCTGAGCAGGCGCAACAGGCTGGTCTTGCCGCTGCCGTTGGGGCCGCTGATCTGCACCATGTCGCCCGCCGTCAGCCGCAGGTCGAAATGCTCGAACAGCAGCCGCCAATCGCGCTCGCAGGCCAGGGCCACGGCTTCAAGAACAGGGATCGACATGAGGTCCTTCTTTTCGGATGACAGGGGCGCGCGGCGGTTCAAGTCGGGGTCGGCGCGGCCGTTATACTGGTGGCAGCCTGACGGGCCACCGAAGACATCGGGGCAGGATTATGCCAGTTCATGCGCACATTTACCGAGTTGGAATTCAATGACAGGCGATATACCCAATCTATCCCCCGTCGCCGCCGCGACCGCTCTACTGCGCGCTGGCGTGCCACCGGGCGAAGTGCTCAAGCTCATGGAGCCGCGAGAAGGCCTGCTCAATTCCGGTCAGGTGGCCAATGCCGAGGTGGTCAGCCTCAAACAGCTGGGCCAGGATTTCCAGTTGCTGCTCAAACTGACCATGGACAACGGCCGCCAGACCACCCTCCCCGTCAGCAGCAGCCTGCCACTGACGCCGGGCACCACCGTGAACGTCGCGCAAGGCTCGGCGGACACGCTGACCATCAGCGTGCAAGACCTGCAGAAAGCCATCACCAACAGCCTGACCAGCCTCGACACGCGCCAACTGCCCCCCGGCACCCTGCTACAAGGCAAGGTACTGACCACGCAGGTGATGGCCGATAACGTGGCGCAACTGACGGGGCAGTCCACGGGCAGCGCGGCGACCCAACCCGCCACGTACCGCTCCATCGTGATGCTGCTCAACACCGCACTGGCGGGCAGCAGCCTGACCCTCGACAGCCCGCAACCCTTGCGTGTGGGCAGCCTGCTCAGCGCTCAGGTGCAAAACAGTCAGGCGCTGAATTTCATCGCCATGCCCAACCGGCTCGACGAACTGGCGCTGGCACAGCAACTGTCGACCCAACAAAGCCGTCAAGGCTCGCTGCAAAGCCTGCTCACCGCGTTGCAGAATCTGCCGCCCCCGACGTCAGACGCCAGCACGGCCGACGACCTGTCGCCACAGCTACGCGCCAGCATCAGTCAGTTGCTCGACGATCTGCCCGACCTGCCGCAGATGACCACCGCCAAAGGGGTCGCTCAGGCGCTGAGCGCCAGCGGGCTGTTCATGGAATCGCGCTTGCTGGCCGGGCAGGACCCGACGCTGGTCCCGGACATGAAGGCCAACCTGCTGAGGGTCATCGCGCAAATCCTGCCGGGGCTGCCGGGCAATGTCAGCTACAACGACGCAGCCGCCGCCAACACCCTCGCCCGCCTCATGCCCAACGTGATCCGCAATGCCTTGGGTACGCTGGGGCTGGTCGCTGCGCCGAAGGTGCCGACCAACTTCCCATTACCGTCGCGCACGTTGGCCAACGCGGAGAACAACGACGACCTGGAAACCCTGCTCAAGCTCGCTGCCGGTGCGATCTCCCGCCTGCAAAGCCATCAACTGGGCGGCCTCGAACAGACACGGATGAACGCCGACGGCACGCAAGTGACCACCTGGCAGCTGGAAATCCCCATGCGCAACGCCCACGACATCGTGCCGTTGCAGGTCAAGGTTCAACGTGAGGACACGCCTGATCGGGAGGATACTCCCGAGACCGCCACGCAAGAGGTCAAGGCCAAAGAGAAACTGTGGCGGGTGGACCTGGCCTTCGATCTGGAACCGCTCGGGCCATTGCAGGTTCAGGCGCAACTGGTCGCGGGCAGCCTGTCCAGCCAGATGTGGGCCGAGCGCGAAGGCGCGGCGGAACTGATCTCCGGCGAACTCGACAGCCTGCGCGCAAGGCTAGTGGCCTGTGGCCTGAACGTGAAAGAACTGGCGTGCAACCGGGGCGTTCCCGCCCAAGGCAGCCGTACCGTGCTCGAACAACGCTGGATCGACGAGAACGCCTGATGACCACGCCCGACCAAGCCCCCCGTCAGGCCATCGCCCTGAGCTACGACGGCCACCAGGCCCCGACCCTCACCGCCAAAGGCGACGACGCCCTCGCCGAAGCCATCCTCGCCATCGCCCGGGAATACAAAGTCCCGATCTACGAAAACGCCGAACTGGTGAAAATGCTCGCCCGAATGGAACTGGGCGACAGCATTCCTCAGGAGCTTTACCTGACGATTGCCGAAATCATCGCGTTTGCCTGGCGGCTGAAAGGGAAATTTCCCGACGGGTTCGATCCCGATCCGCAGCCGGTGGAGCGGGATATTACGCCGCGTTGATCGAGGCTGTGTGTACGCCCGGGATCTACTGTAGGAGCGAATTTATTCGCGAAAAACGGAACTGGCGATGGTGATGTGTTGGCTGTACCGGCCTCTCGCGAATGAATTCGCTCCTACAGGGGGATTGAGGCATGACAAGGAGTGTGTGCACGCCCGGGATCTACTGTAGGAGCGAATTTATTCGCGAAAAACGGATCTGGCGATGGAGCTGTGTTGGCTGTACCGGCCTCTCGCGAATGAATTCGCTCCTACAGGGGGATTGGGGCATGACAAGGCGTGTGTGCACGCCCGGGATCTACTGTAGGAGCGAATTTATTCGCGAAAAACGGATCTGGCGATAGAGATGTGTTGGCTGTACCGGCCTCTCGCGAATGAATTCGCTCCCACAGGGGGATTGGGGCATGACAAGGAGTGTGTGCACGCCCGGGATCTACTGTGGGAGCGAATTTATTCGCGAAAGAAGTACAGGCGATGGAGATATGTCGGCTGTACCGGCCTCTCGCGAATGAATTCGCTCCTACAGGGGGACTGGGGCATGACAAGGAGTGTGTGCACGCCCGGGATCTACTGTGGGAGCGAATTTATTCGCGAAAAATGGATCTGGCGATGGAGATGTGTTGGCTGTACCGGCCATTCGCGAATGAATTCGCTCCCACAGGGGGATTGGGGATTGACGGGAATTGCGTGCCCGCCTGACCCGCGAAGAGCGTTAGCTCCAGCCAGAAAAGCTTTTGATCTTTTTACGCGATGGATCAGGCACCGCAGAACGCGACTTGGGTGCAGGCCGAACGCAGGCGACGCGGAGTGGGCCGAGCGGCATGGATGCCGCGAGAGCGCCGCAAGGACATGGATGTCCGTTCGGCGCGAGCCCACGGAGCGTCGCCGGAGCGAGGGAACCCTGACGAAGTCAGGGCCAAACCAGGAGCAGGCGTTTTTGGTTACTTTTGTCGCCCTTACAAAAGTGACCCGCTGTAAGAGCGGAACCGTAATCAGCTGCTACCGAAGAAACGGATATTTACCCGACTAGCAGCAACACCCTAAACCGGCAAAAATCACCCATTCCCATGCAACTTACTCATCAACTGCGCCTCAGCCTGAGTCAACCCACAGGACTGAGTCAGCTCATCCACACTCGCCCCCATGCTCACCAGACGCGCCGCCTGAGCGAACGACAGCGTCGAAGGATCGCGCTGCTCCAGCGCCGTCACCTTATCCGGCAACGGCGAGACCATAGAGCGCAAATCCTGCAAATCCTCGCCCATCTTCACCGTACCACTCTGGTAATTCTCCAGACGCCGGGCCAATTCACGGATGCGCTGGTCCCGCAGCGAGTCAGCCTCGACCTGCTGCGTGGCCAGCGTGCGCAGGCGTTTGGTGTGGGCCATGAACATCGCAACGGACGCGACCCACAACACCGCCAGAAAAATGACCGCAACCTCAAGAATCAATCAGATGTTCTCCAGCTCGGACCACTCTTCCTCGGACATCATCTTGTCCAACTCTACGAGGATCAGCAGCTCGCCGTTCTTGTTGCAAACACCCTGGATGAACTTGGCAGATTCGTCGTTGCCCACGTTCGGCGCCGTTTCGACTTCCGACTGACGCAGGTACACCACTTCCGCCACGCTATCGACCAGAATCCCGACCACTTGCTTGTCGGCCTCGATGATCACGATACGCGTGTTATCGCTGACTTCAACCGGCGGCAGACCAAAGCGCTGACGGGTGTCGATCACGGTGACGACATTACCGCGCAGGTTGATGATGCCCAGCACGTAGCTCGGCGCACCCGGCACTGGCGCAATCTCGGTGTAGCGCAGCACTTCCTGAACCTGCATCACGTTGATGCCATACGTTTCGTTGTCCAGGCGGAAGGTGACCCATTGCAGGATCGGATCTTCGGAACCCTGTGCTGACGACTTCTTCATACCCCTAACCCCTTGCGTGTTGTGCTCTTCAGGCGACGCACTCGCGCCGCCCTGTGTTTATTGGAAGATGCTTTTCAATACAGCTATTTGCGTGCCTGCATCTGCTTGACCGCGCCACTGGCGATCAACTCGGCGAGCTCGGACACGTCCAGCAGCGCGCACATGTGCTCGATGACTGTCCCGGCCAGCCACGGACGTTGACCCCGATGGGTGCGCCATTTGATTTCGTCAGGCTCCAGGCGCAGCGAACGGCTGACCTGATGCACCGCCAATCCCCATTCGTACCCTTGAACCGAAATCACGTACTGCAAACCCTGGCGGAAATCGTCGCGGTAGCGGTCCGGCATGATCCAGCGCGCCGTATCCAGCACTTTCAGGTTGCCCGCCTGGCTGGGCAGGATGCCGAGAAACCAGTCCGGCTGCCCGAACAACGGCGTCAGGTCGTGCCCGGCCAACGGATAGATCGACCCCAGGCACACCAGCGGCACCGCCAGCGTCAGGCCCGCGACGTCGAACAGCAGGCATTCGAACGGCTCGGCAGCCCAGTCCGGACGATCATCGGCGGTCGGCGGAGGCGTCGGCGTGCGCTGCGATGGCAGGTGCACTTCGGCGACCGGCTCAACCACCGCCACCGTCGGTTCGACAGTGGGCTCGGAAATAACAGGCACGACCACCGGCACGACCAAGGGCGGTGCGATGACCGGCGGCAATATCACCGGACGCTCCATCACCCGGGCGGCGATCGGCTCGGCAACCGGGCGCGGCACCGGTTGGGCGTGCGGCGCAGGCTGGGCATGCGACGCAGGCTGGCTGATCGGCGCCGCAGGACGCACAGGCACCGCCGCCGCGACCGCGACCGCTTCAGCGACCGCCGAACGCATGCGCGCGTCGTGGGCCTGCTCTTCGAGCACGGCCGCTTGAAATTCATCGATGCCGTCGCCGACGTCCAGCTCTTCGGTGGCGTCCTGCAACAACGCGTCGAGGTAGTTTTGCAGCGCCAGCTGTGGCCGGGATGCGATGTCCAGAGGGCGGTTCATACAGGAGCCCGAAAATGAGTGATGCGATTACCGCCTGTCTTTTTTATCGGCTGCACTGCAGGCCGACTTGAGCGCGCAGGCGCAAGGCGTGTGAATAAACGATCAGCGGACACTTCAGGCCACCTGCCCGACAAGCTGTTCGGTGAGCATGTGTTTGAGCAACGTGCGGTACGCCAGCACGCCCCGGCTCTTGTTGTCGAACTGCGACGGCGTCACCCCGGCCCGGCTGGCATCGCGCAACCGGGTATCGACCGGAATGTAGGCTTTCCAGACGTGTTCCGGATAACTGTCGCGCAGCAGTTTGAGGGTGCCCATCGACGCCTGGGTGCGACGGTCGAACAGGGTCGGGACGATCGTGTACGGCAGCGGCACTTTGCGCGAGCGGTTGATCATCGCCAGCGTGTTGACCATGCGCTCCAGGCCCTTGACCGCCAGAAACTCGGTCTGCACCGGGATCGCCAGTTGCTGACTCGCGGCCAGCGCATTGACCATCAACACGCCCAGCAACGGCGGGCTGTCGATGATCGCGTAATCGAAATCCTGCCACAGCTGCGCGAGGCTCTTGGCGATCACCAGGCCCAGGCCGCTCTGCCCCGGCGATTGGCGCTCAAGGGTGGCGAGCGCAGTGCTCGACGGCAGCAGGGAAATGCGATTGTCGCTGGTGGGCAGCAGCAGTTGACCGGGAAGGCCTTCCGGCACCGCGCCCTTGTGCAAAAACAGGTCGAAGCAGCTGTGTTCCAGCGCATCGGGGTCGTGACCGAAATAGCTGGTCATCGAGCCATGAGGGTCCAGGTCGACGACGACCACGCGCTTGCCCGCCTCAGCCAGCAAACCGGCTAAAGCGATGGAGGTGGTGGTCTTCCCGACCCCGCCTTTCTGATTGGCTACTGCCCAGACTCTCATATGTTCGCGTTCCCCCCAGCCATCACAACCATGACCGAGACCGATTCAAGGGGCAGGTGACGAAGATTTGACGCCTTGCGGCGGCTTGGCGGGTGTCGGTGCAGTTTGTGTGCCAGCACGACGCAGCGCCGCATCGGGTTTCGCATTGGCGGCGGTGCCGGAGCCGGTCAGGCTGCGACGCACGTCCAGATTGCGCGAGATCACCAGCACCACACGGCGGTTGCGGGCACGTCCATCGGCGGTGGCGTTGGAGGTCAGCGGCTGGAATTCGCCGTAACCCACCGAGGCCATACGCACCGGGTTGATCCCGTCCATGGCCAGCATGCGCACGATGCTCGACGCCCGCGCCGACGACAGCTCCCAATTGCTCGGGTACTGCGACGAGTTGATGGGCTGATTGTCGGTGAAGCCCTCGACGTGGATCGGGTTGTCGAACGGCTTGATGATTTTGGCCACTTTGTCGATCAGGTCGAAGGCCTGATTGCTGGGCAAGGCGTCACCGCTGCCGAACAGCAGGCTGGAATTGAGTTCGATCTCGATCCACAGCTCGTTGCCGCGCACGGTCATCTGATTGGAGGCGATCAAATCACCGAACGCCGCGTTAACGTCGTCGGCAATCGACTTCAGCGGGTCCTGGGCGCCCTGCCCCAGCGCCGCGTCGGTCTGCTCGCTGTCTTGAACCAGCGGGTCGGCCGGGCGCACGGTCTGGGGTTTCTGCTCGCCAATGGGGATCGGCTTGACGCTGCGCTCGGCTTCGTTGAACACCCCGACCAGCGCTTCGGACAGCACTTTGTACTTGCCCTCGTTCAGCGACGAGATCGAGTACATGACCACGAAAAACGCGAACAGCAAGGTGATGAAGTCCGCGTAGGACACCAGCCAGCGTTCG
It contains:
- the motD gene encoding flagellar motor protein MotD; protein product: MARRRRHHEEHENHERWLVSYADFITLLFAFFVVMYSISSLNEGKYKVLSEALVGVFNEAERSVKPIPIGEQKPQTVRPADPLVQDSEQTDAALGQGAQDPLKSIADDVNAAFGDLIASNQMTVRGNELWIEIELNSSLLFGSGDALPSNQAFDLIDKVAKIIKPFDNPIHVEGFTDNQPINSSQYPSNWELSSARASSIVRMLAMDGINPVRMASVGYGEFQPLTSNATADGRARNRRVVLVISRNLDVRRSLTGSGTAANAKPDAALRRAGTQTAPTPAKPPQGVKSSSPAP